TCgatttgcttgttcttcatcctTTTCAGGTCTTTCGATTGTTTGGGTtcatgtctttttcttttcttctggtGATCAACAGCTTGCCTCACTGAAACAGACCAAATCAATATTGAAACAAATCAATGACACCAATTAAACAATATATCACATAGAAGATACCACAATCAAATCATACCATCTTCGACATCCTCATTAtctgtatcatcacccaatacttCCTTTGGCGCAACattctttgctttcttttttctcttaGTAGGTTTTTCAGGCCTAGGTGAACTAGGTGATACTTGAGGTGACACCTGATCTTTTAATCTCTGTGACTTTCTTGACAGGGTTGCTTCAGGATCCTTtcaacacacaaataaataatctattcatatTAAGTTATGTAGTAACTTTGGTAAGCTTAGTTATGTAGATGAATCACAGACACACGAAGGAACGTAAATGCATACCCgcgacttttcttttcttcttcgcaGCGTCGTGCTTTTCCTTGATTCTTGTCTCCTTTTGTTGCTGGTCACCAACAGTTTCCCCTTTTTGCTCTTCTAGGTTATCATCATTAGCAGGTAAAAatgattttaaaatttaaatagatGAAAATTTAAAAACAACACTTAAAAATGGGTGTTATGCAGTGTTTTTTTTGTAaacataacctgtcatgcatctgcataacaagttacacacattaatttgatgttgcataccctgtcatgcatctgcagaacaagttatgcagatttaTGTTAtgcagttttttttgtttttttgcagaATCAACACATCAATTAGTGAGGATGCATACCAGAGACTTCCAATCTTATCTCAGCATCGTTCTTTGCCTTCTTTTTCATCTTTACCAGTGTTTGGTCGCTCTcactttctcctttttcatcttcAAGATCTTCAGGTAAAATTGATGTTAAAATCAAAGAGTGGGTAAGTTATAGAGCAAAAGAAATTAGGGGTAAACATATTTAGGATGAAAATTTCACCAGAAACAATTTTCTTCTtagatttgttcttctttttgggATTTCCGGCTTCTGGTTCATCATCGGCTTCTGGTACAAcaaaacttaaaattaaaaaaacaaatggaaaaaacaaaatcaaaacacaaaCAGATGAAGTAATTGCCGAATctcaccattttttttctttttcttcgacTGAATTTCTCCttggtcttcaacatcaagaacaaaagttaaaatcgaaaaaaaaaatctactgaaTGCATGCAAGAATACATCGATTAGAACTAGTTTTAATACCTGTTTTCTTCTGTTTCGATTTCTGAAGACGCGTTTTCGAAGGTGTTTCATCCattaaattgatttctgatgAACGTGTTTTCAATTTCTTATGAACTGTGTTTCTAGGGTTTGTAATCTGTAAGTAGTTTCTAAGGTTTTCgagattgaaattgatttctagggtttggttTCTCCGAATGatgatggagaaaaaaaaatctgCAGATCTgtgaatggagttgcagaaaccgatgaagaagaaaaagaagtaacGGGTATTAGTGAAATAAATGTTTCCGTTTCAGGGAGTCATTGTAACCGTACAAAACCGATGAAGGGGTATTAGTGATTTTCTACACGTTTTTAAGAATTTTAAAAAATTCTGGGTGCGATTGTAGGGAAAAATAATTGTGGGCCTGacggtaagaaaaaaaaattctgagcCTACGCCTAATTTTCCCTTATACCGATAAAACCGACACTGCAAAATGGGGAGAAACTcaattttgtaggtatttttgtagtAGAGATTTACATTCCCAAAAAAAGTTTTTTGACATCATGTGTTCTTAGAGGAATCCCAACCGCACTTCCTGTCTTAGTTGTTGTGATAACCCACCCACCCACCTTCATGTGTCGGTTGTGTTGCCCCCTAAGGGTAGGCCAAATGCACCATAAACCTTGATGCTGTGGTGCACGAGAAGCTCGTGTTCGTCCACACTTTCTCTTTTTGCCAAAATTATTTGTCACCTTCCATGGCTAGCTCAAATGATTAAAGAACAAACAAATTAAAATATGTAGTGAATAGTCATTGTATAGCCAAAGTTGCAGGTAGGGTTATGAGCAAGCTCAATTATCTCTCCTATAAAAGCTAACATTAGAAAAACTAATAAGCACACAAACCGTAAAAGTTCTGAAGATAgacaaaacaagagaaaaaagaTGGAAGTAGTAAGTAAGATTGATCAAGAAAACCAAGCAAAAATTTGGAAACAAATTTTTGGTTTTGCAGAATCATTAGTTCTAAAATGTGCAGTTCAGTTAGAGATTGCTGAAACACTTCATAATAATGTAAAACCCATGTCTTTATCCGAGTTAGCATCTAAACTTCCGGCTCAACCCGTTAATGAAGACCGTTTGTACCGAATTCTGCATTTCTTAGTTCACATGAAACTCTTCAACAAAGATGCTACCACACAGAAATATTCATTAGCTCCACCAGCAAAGTATTTGCTAAAAGGCTGGGAAAAATCAATGGTTCCTTCAATATTAAGCGTGACTGATAAAGATTTTACAGCTCCATGGAATCATCTTGGGGACGGTTTAACCGGTAACTGTAACGCTTTTGAGAAAGCGTTAGGAAAGGGCATTCGGGTTTATATGAGAGAAAATCCTGAAAAAGATCAATTGTTTAATGAAGGAATGGCTTGTGATACTAGATTATTTGCTTCAGCATTGGTTAACGAGTGCAAAAGTATTTTCAGTGACGGGATCAATACACTTGCCGGTGTTGGCCGTGGTACTGGTACTGCAGTGAAAGCCATATCCAAAGCTTTTCCGGATATTAAGTGCACAATCCATGATCTTCCTGAAGTTACCAGTAAAAATAGTAAAATTCCAAGAGATGTTTTTAAGTCCGTTCCTAGTGCAGACGCCATCTTTATGAAGGTAACTTCTAAGAAATTTTGTTTTAGAATATTCGTTGCAACTCTAATTGACAACATTCATAAAAAATATGTTAATGGTCTTAATTTATTAATTCTAGTAGAGTTACTTAAATGatatacaaaaattcaaaatcatataaCATTTGCAGAGCATTCTTCACGAATGGAACGATGAGGAATGTATTCAAATCTTGAAACGATGCAAAGAAGCAATACCAAAAGGGGGCAAAGTTATCATTGCGGATGTCGTAATAGACATGGACTCGACTCATCCGTATTCAAAATCTAGACTCGCAATGGATTTGGCTATGATGCTCCACACGGGTGGAAAAGAGAGAACTGAAGAAGATTGGAAAAAACTTATTGATGCTGCAGGTTTTGCTAGCTGTAAAATTACTAAACTATCTGCTCTCCAGTCTGTTATTGAGGCTTACCCTCATTGAGGATAATTTTTATCCTTCTGTTTTCCCTTTGGTTAATTGTTGCCTTCTCTTTGGATCATGGTTGCGTTTATAATAAATGCAGCGTTTCTTTCCTGGCGGTAAGTGCAAGAAAGAAAAAGCTTCCAGAAACTTCCTTGAGTATGCCTGGTGATCTTAATTATCAACaactttttttgtgaattttcttggtgatcttaattatcaattacttttttttttcccgaGCTTTTCCCTCTCTTTCGGTTGTATgcctgttttctttttttttttttgaagcatgagatTTATTGAATTAGTATGAGACTGTTACACGAGGATATATAATACCCCAAGATTCATCAAATACAATTTGAATGGTAAACCAAGAGTTGGCAGCAACATGATATTGGAGCAGGATAGTTGTCTTCAAATCGTAGATGCATCGGGGGTAAATGTTGGAGTCGAAGATCGTAAGGCCTTCGATCAgcgctttccacaagaaaagatgTACGTTTGATGGACACAACAGTGTCTGCAAAAACTTAGATGGTGGTGAAGGAGATCGATGCAATTTATTGAAATCGCTAGCGAGGTCTTTGTATCTCGATGCTGCTTTAAACTGCCCGATTGAAATCCAAATACTTCTCTGTTTTTTGACTTGATCCATCACTGAAATTGAGGCTCTATCTTTGATTGAGTCTTGTGTAGCATGGTCCAATCTCTGGTCTTAAAGCTTTCGAGCTAAAAGTGCTACTGCTACTATTACAAGTTACTAGAGACTGAAGTAAAATATACAGTAGGAATTACAGGCTCAACTATATTAAACTAAGGTGATTAGAGCTAGAAAAGGAATACAAGTTCACCTGAATGTAAATCGCAGGGGAGATTAAAAAACTTTAGAAGTAAAGAAGTCGAGTTCACCGGTCCAGTCGTATATCAATCAGGATATTGCTTGTTGCTGGGATGAGGGTAAAATTAAAGTTATGATACTACTGTGAAATCATAACCCATAGATTCCAACCTGAGGAGGTAATAATTTATGTTGCTATCCATGGTATCTCAATCGCCTTGGCCAAGACAGTAGATGATTCTGAATTCTAATAGGTGGGGAGGGTATTGATTATGGATTGGTTTTGGTTGCACCATCAATACACCAAGAATGGCATATAGTAAATCATGAAATAAAGGTAgggaattttaaaaaaaatgccacacttccaatttcctatttaagaaagtGCCATTTTTTTTTCTAGAATTTATAAAGTGCCACAACCGTTAGATATTCCGTCAAGGCCCACCAAACTGGTCTATAATCATTGAACAAGTCAAGCAAATGTCCATCTTCACCCATTTACCCTTCATATTCGGtttcttgttttttcttcatTCACTTCACTCACAGCGGCAGCCATGAATCCATGAtctcatctccatcagaaccaccataatcaccacctctttttccttcttcttcttctaatcttcttcttctccatacaGAGATAAAGTTATGCTTTTTATTTCAGAGTTAGGTTTAGGGGATCAATTCGCGAAGAACTTAGgggagaaattgagaagatgaagcCGTTCTAAGGAGAAAACGAGAGTTTATGAATAATTACTCAATGGGTTTGCTTCTAAGTTAGGTCAGGGATTGTTGCTGGTGGCTGAGAGCAGATCGAGAAGAAATCTAGGGTGGCTTGAGTTTCGAACAAGGAAGTTGGggattctgaaattagggtttgtgtgatatgATTGAGTTAGGGTTTGGACTGGTTTGAGGTATAGGTGACGCCAAAGCTACTGAAGAGGTGGAAATCTGTTAAAATTAATTGAAAAAGGGAAAAATACAGATGAATGGGGCTCATGTTAATGGCAAGGTGCAGATATCTAGTCCAGTGGCTGAATCGAATGGAAAATTTCAAGAATTTTGGTTCAATTCTTCGGTAATAATACCATTTGGTTCATCTATATTCTTATTGTGAGCTTTTTCCTGCTatcttattttgattttgtttgaaattgatttataaaTTGAACTATTGGTGAATCTAAGATGGAATTGGAGGTACAGGAACTCCTGCAGTTAGCTTGTGTTGTTGTTGTGCTTTGAACTAAAGTTGAGATGCAAGTCTGATGTTGGTGGTGTTGCAATTGAATGATGCTATTACAGGATGTATTGAACTGTTTAGATGAATGTCTAGGGAAGGTACAAACTACAGGTGCAGAGATTTTTAAAATGGTGATGGTTATTGCAGTGTATATGATGCTGTTATGGGTTATAATTATACTTCAATGAGAATGAAACGCTGGTAGCTAGGGGACAGTTGCAGGTGGATGCTATTTTGAGCAGTGGGTGGTGCTGGATCAAATGATTTTAGCAAGAGAATAATGGAGCTTGAAGCTGAGAAGATACAAGTGCAGGCTATGGATTGAGGTGGTATTGAGTTGGGGGTTGTGTTTTGTTGTTGCAGTGACTCACGACTTAACTCGGTAATGACTCGCTATGATAACTTGGTCTAACTCAGTATAGTGAGATGATTCCAGGGCATAgatgtcttttactaagctgaATAACTTCCACCTATGCACTAACGGAAGTTAactgttttttgaaaaaaaaacgggatggaaaaggtcaaatgtgtggcatgaaataaattctgaaaaaaatgATGGCACTTTCTTGAACATGAAATTGGAAGTGTGGTACTTCATTAAAATCCCCATAAAGGTATTGAAGCTGATGAAATACTGCCAGTTTAATTGAAATGGGTATAGAATATCCCTAGTTAGCAGAATATGCAGAAGAGTGCAAATCGACAACGTTATTTGCTTTGATTGCTCAGGTCAAAGCACAAAACATGAATCTTAGGATTAAAAAAGACTCAAAGACAGAAGGGAAGGCTTGTAAGAAAAAAAACAACCTCCTAGGAACACAATTCAAACTGCAAAAGAATTGCAATAAAACAACCTCCTAGGAAAGAAAGACGAATCCTAGCACAGAAACTGAATAAAACATCTGATAAACTGTAGAAAAAacattgcaatacttgcaatacTAACCAGGGGGAAAACAGGCATGTGAAAGAACAATAACAGACACAGGACACCACCATCAAACCAAAGCTAACTGCAAGCTAAAACTAATCTGGTGGTTGGGAAAGAAAATGCCTTCAATTCAAAACAAACTCTACACAAATAAAAATCAGGGAGACCATTcacggttttttttttatttaaaaaaatcaaATCTTTCTAGGTTATGAAAAACCACAGGATTCAGAATTTCAGATGAAGAACAAAAAAGAAGTAAAATTCACCCAAAGCAAAAAGCAACTGAGAAAGGAGGTCGATTGCAAATAGGTTCATAGATCAAGGATTAAGGTACGAAGAAAGCCTATTTTTGAATTTTCTGTGAGCTAGAAATAGTAGTAGGGGTTTTCAGGGATTAAAGATAAGCCAAGCTAGATCCAAAAGGATCCGGAAAAAGCTTGAAAAATTACCTGAAAACAATACTGAGGTGAGGTGTTATTGCGATTTGAAATCAGGACGAATAAGGGTATTTGTTCGATGAAGACCAGAGTTTTGATAATCAAATCCCAGCAGCAACAAAACTAATTTAAGGCATGGTTTAAGGTTGGGTTTCAGAAAAGAAGCGGCAGCAAGCGTTGATTGAATACG
This portion of the Papaver somniferum cultivar HN1 chromosome 11, ASM357369v1, whole genome shotgun sequence genome encodes:
- the LOC113322330 gene encoding (RS)-norcoclaurine 6-O-methyltransferase-like; amino-acid sequence: MEVVSKIDQENQAKIWKQIFGFAESLVLKCAVQLEIAETLHNNVKPMSLSELASKLPAQPVNEDRLYRILHFLVHMKLFNKDATTQKYSLAPPAKYLLKGWEKSMVPSILSVTDKDFTAPWNHLGDGLTGNCNAFEKALGKGIRVYMRENPEKDQLFNEGMACDTRLFASALVNECKSIFSDGINTLAGVGRGTGTAVKAISKAFPDIKCTIHDLPEVTSKNSKIPRDVFKSVPSADAIFMKSILHEWNDEECIQILKRCKEAIPKGGKVIIADVVIDMDSTHPYSKSRLAMDLAMMLHTGGKERTEEDWKKLIDAAGFASCKITKLSALQSVIEAYPH
- the LOC113325108 gene encoding stress response protein NST1-like, with product MDETPSKTRLQKSKQKKTDQGEIQSKKKKKNEADDEPEAGNPKKKNKSKKKIVSDLEDEKGESESDQTLVKMKKKAKNDAEIRLEVSEEQKGETVGDQQQKETRIKEKHDAAKKKRKVAGMHLRSFDPEATLSRKSQRLKDQVSPQVSPSSPRPEKPTKRKKKAKNVAPKEVLGDDTDNEDVEDVRQAVDHQKKRKRHEPKQSKDLKRMKNKQIERSESEEEEEEESNKQYVVYKQGALNSFMFLLCIS